The Deltaproteobacteria bacterium genomic interval TATCTTTGGCCAGACCGGTCTTTGCGCCGGGTTATCGGTCAGCGGGATGACCTCCCCCCAGCCGTTGGTTGCCTCATAACGGCGGGAGATAATATTGGAACCGGCACCCCCCTCCAGGACTTCATGCCAGACCGCTAAGAGATTGCCCCCCTGGTCAACGGTCATCATTGGAGACCGGGCATTGGCTGGACGGTAGGGGAAACTGACAGGACCGGTGCAGAGTGCACCGAAGGGACAGGTACTGTTCATGACTTGTGAGATACCGTCGGCGCCGCTTTTTTGGGTCCAGAGGATCATGAATTGGGAGACAGGAGAGAGAATCATGACTGTGTCTGATCGGAGAACGTCTACTGCTGGTTCGCTCAACTGTCGAATCCCGGCAAATCCACCTCCGAATCCTGAAAAACGCCTCGCCTTGAGGGTATGCTTGCCTGTCGCCAGATCTTTTTCCTGCCAGGTCACCAGTCCGCTCCACTGGCTGTCCATGACGATCTTCGGGGATTCGGCATTGGTAGTATCTATCATCTCCGGTTCCCCCAGGCCCCAACGGGTCCCGTGATAAGAAGAATACCAGAGCCTCCTAATTTTATCGGGGTCATTGTCTCGGTCTCCCGGACGGGCGTTCGGGTTGGATTGGCTCCAGATCACCAGTGCCTTGCCGTCATGGACGACGATGGAGGCATCGCGAATAGGGTCCATGGAAGTGGGGGAGACGAATTGGGTATCCTCCCAGCCCCTTTCTTTAAAAACACGGGCGCGAAGGCCGTAGGACGTTCGCGTCCGGCAATCCACCTGCCCACGAGGACACTTGTTTAACCCTTCCATATTCCAGACGACAACCGCTCTGTTCCCGGAAGGTTCCATGGAGATCTTCGGGTAGGTGGCATTTAGATCAACCCATCGGTCATCCGACGGGACATTTTGGTTGATAGTGAAAGCAGGTTCCCATCTCCCGGAGGATTTCAGATACCGCCTCCCCCTGATGTGAAACTGAGTGCCACTCTTTTCACTCCAGACGACGAAGGCATTGCCGTTGGCATCCATCGCGATCTTTGGACCTGGTTCAGGGATATCGCCTAAAGCGGGATTAGCAATGACCTCCGGGCCGCTCCAGCCGGAGCCGACGGTATAACGGTTGGCGACGACCTGAAATTGGAGGCCCCTTGCCGGCACGGTCCTCTTTTCCCGCCAGACGGCAATGCCGTTTCCGGCAGAGTCAGAGGCGATATCGGTGTAGTCAGCTCCTTGGGAGGAGGCTTGATCCAGAGGGATGGCATCGGTCCAGATCCCTTTCGGTGCCTGTGGGTTTCCAGCATTGGCCGCCGGCAGGTCACCACCAGGGGCCGGTGGAGCCTCCCCCGGGTCAGCGCCATTCCCCGTCGCCTCCTGTTTGACATCGTCCCTTTTGGGGGGAGGCGGAGGGCCTCCCTCCTCTTCCTCTTTTTTAGAATCACACCCGAGGGTGGAGAAAAAAATGGAGAGGAGACCGATCAAAAGGATTGTTCGGGTGCGCTGATTTCTTGTCCCAAAAACCGTCATAAAATCTCCAGACCTCTTGACCTATTTTCGTCCGTTGACCCCTCTCAAGGTGTCACCCTGGGGCCCCCTATTAAGGAGAGTATGCAGGTTTTATGCCAAAAGGTCCAGGCGATAGATTTATAACATATTGAAATTATTAATTTTTTTATAGGCCTGGAGAGGGGTATTTTCTCAGATTGAGAAATTGCCAAAGATATGTCAATTTCCTGACATGGCACCCCTCCGGACCTTTTTCCGTCGTCTCTTCAAGATCCTCTTTTTTACCGGGTTCTTTGCGGCGGTTTTCGGGATCTATCTCTTTTATCTGAACGACCAGATCACGACCAAGTTTGAACACCACCGTTGGAACCTCCCTTCACGGGTCTATTCGGACGCCTCGTACCTCTTCCCCGGTCAGGCAATCGCGCCGGAGAGGTTGGAGCAAAAACTCCTCCGACTCGATTACAAGAGGGTCCCCGGCACCAAGATCGGCGCCCCCGGTGAGTACAACCGCGCCCCTCAAGGCCTCCTGATCTTTCTCCACGACTTTTCCTACCCGACGGAAGATTTTAAGGGGTTCCCCGTTTATCTGCAGTGGGGCCGGGGGGAGCTCTCCAACATTGTCAGGCTGGATACCCAAGAGCCGGTTACCGCCCTTCGCCTGGAACCGGAACTGGTCGCCTCGGTCTTCGACGAAAAGACGGAGGACCGGACATTGGTGAAGTTAAGTGAAGTCCCGCGCTCGCTCATCGAGGCTATTATTGCGATCGAGGATGAGCGATTTTACCAGCATCACGGGATCGACCCGATTGCGATCCTTCGGGCCTTTGTGGTGGACCTGATCCATGGACGGCTGGTTCAGGGGGGGAGCACACTGACGCAACAACTGGTGAAAAACTATTTTTTGACCGGCAAGAAGAGTTTTGTCCGAAAATTTAACGAGATGCTGATGGCCCTCCTCCTGGAGCGGCGTTATTCCAAGGAGGAGATCCTTGAGGCCTATCTGAACGAGATCTATCTGGGGCAGAGGGGGGCCGCCTCGGTGGCCGGTGTCGGGGAGGGGGCGCGACTCTATTTTTCAAAAAAAATCAGTCAAATTGATCTTTCAGAGGCGGCCCTTTTGGCGGGATTGATCCGCTCTCCGGGGGAGTATTCCCCCTTTAGAAATATCAAAAAGGCGATCCAAAGACGGAATCTGGTCCTGAAGACCCTTTCTGAGAAGGGGATGATTGCCAAGGGGGAGTACCGGGAGGCGTTGAAGGAAAAAATAATCCTCCCCGAAGTCCGCAAAGAGATTGCCAGGGCCCCCTATTTTATTGATCTCGTACAGGCCCAGCTGAGAGAAAACTTCCCGCTGGAAAAATTGACGGCGGAGGGACACCGGATCTTTACGACACTCGATCCTGATTTTCAAAAAAGTGCAGAGAAGGCTGTGGCCCAGGGACTGGCCTCTGTTGAGAACCGACTCCCTGAAATCAGGAAACAGAGGGAGGCTGGGAAAAAACTGGAGGCGCTTTTGGTGGCGGTCACGCCGCAGACCGGTTACCTCCGGGCCTATGTCGGGGGACGGGATTTTGCCGAAAGCCAGTTCAATCGCCCCTTGCAGGCGCTCCGGCAACCCGGTTCTGCCTTCAAGCCGTTTGTCTACCTGACGGCACTGGATCCGGGACGGGGGGACAAAAGCTTTACCCTCGCCAGTCTTTTGGATGACAACCCCCTGACCGCCCCGACCCCCGAAGGGCCCTGGAGGCCTGACAACTATGATGGGAAGAATCATGGGATCATTCCTTTAAGAGAAGCACTCGAAAAAAGTTATAACGTGGCAACAGCCCGGCTCGCGATGGAGGTCGGTCTGGATCGGGTGGTGGATACCGCAGAGCTGGCCGGGATCGAGAGCCCGATCAAACCGTACCCTTCCCTGGCGCTCGGTTCCTTTGAGGTGACCCCCCTGGAACTGGCGGGGGCCTATACCCTTTTCCCCAATGGAGGGGTGCGGTCGCAGATCCTGGCGGTTCGCCATCTCGTCACCCGTGAGGGAGAGGTGTTGGAGAAGAAGGAACTAAAAATCAGACGGGCCTTTTCCCCTGAATCGGTCTATCTGGTAACAAGTCTCCTGCAAGGGGTTCTGACGCGGGGAACCGCCGCCTCCGCCCGCTCTTTGGGATTTTCAGGAAGTGCGGGTGGCAAGACCGGGACGACCTCAGAAACACGGGATGCCTGGTTTGTCGGGTTTACACCGAAGATTCTGGCGCTGGTCTGGGTTGGCTATGATGACAACACGCCGACCGGTCTGACCGGCGCCCAAGCGGCCCTGCCGATCTGGGTCAGTTTCATGAAAGAGGTCTCCCGGAATGACACCAGTGATTTTCCCGTTCCGGAGAAGATCTCTTGGGTGACGATCGACCCGGCGACAGGAGGGCTGGTTACCTCTCATTGCCCTCAAGGCTCCGAGGAACCGTTTATCCAGGGGACAGAACCGACCGAGAAATGCTCGACCCACCAGTGATTGACAGTGCAGGATTTATCTTGCATGGTCAATTCATGGTTCGACAGGCTCACCATGTCCAAGCAGAAAGGGACACCCTGAGCTTGTCGAAGGGTCTAAGATATTTCCTTATTCTCCTCTGTTTTTTCCTGACCGCCTGTCCTCCGGCCGTCAAAAAGAGGCCGGTCCGGCCGACCCCGCCAAAAGTGGTTCCCGCTCCGGTCATTCAAGCGCCGCCACCCGTCCCGGAGCCCTCTCGACCGGAAAGGAACGCCTCCAATGACTTTCTGCTCCAGGGAAAAGAAAAACTGGAGGCCCAGGAGTACCCTGGGGCGATGAATCTCTTCCATGAGGCGATCAATCTGGATCCCTCTAACGGGCCGGCCTATTATTATCTGGCCTGGTCCAAATACCTTTCCGGGGATAACGAGGAGATTCTGGAGATTCTGGATCGGGCCGAGGGGTTGCTTTCCGGCAGGAAAGACTGGTTGCCGGCGATCCATTCCCTGCGCCAGCAGGTCCAGAGCGGTATTCCTCCTCTTTAGCCGGTTTCAAGCGATTCTT includes:
- a CDS encoding tetratricopeptide repeat protein, whose translation is MVRQAHHVQAERDTLSLSKGLRYFLILLCFFLTACPPAVKKRPVRPTPPKVVPAPVIQAPPPVPEPSRPERNASNDFLLQGKEKLEAQEYPGAMNLFHEAINLDPSNGPAYYYLAWSKYLSGDNEEILEILDRAEGLLSGRKDWLPAIHSLRQQVQSGIPPL
- a CDS encoding PBP1A family penicillin-binding protein codes for the protein MAPLRTFFRRLFKILFFTGFFAAVFGIYLFYLNDQITTKFEHHRWNLPSRVYSDASYLFPGQAIAPERLEQKLLRLDYKRVPGTKIGAPGEYNRAPQGLLIFLHDFSYPTEDFKGFPVYLQWGRGELSNIVRLDTQEPVTALRLEPELVASVFDEKTEDRTLVKLSEVPRSLIEAIIAIEDERFYQHHGIDPIAILRAFVVDLIHGRLVQGGSTLTQQLVKNYFLTGKKSFVRKFNEMLMALLLERRYSKEEILEAYLNEIYLGQRGAASVAGVGEGARLYFSKKISQIDLSEAALLAGLIRSPGEYSPFRNIKKAIQRRNLVLKTLSEKGMIAKGEYREALKEKIILPEVRKEIARAPYFIDLVQAQLRENFPLEKLTAEGHRIFTTLDPDFQKSAEKAVAQGLASVENRLPEIRKQREAGKKLEALLVAVTPQTGYLRAYVGGRDFAESQFNRPLQALRQPGSAFKPFVYLTALDPGRGDKSFTLASLLDDNPLTAPTPEGPWRPDNYDGKNHGIIPLREALEKSYNVATARLAMEVGLDRVVDTAELAGIESPIKPYPSLALGSFEVTPLELAGAYTLFPNGGVRSQILAVRHLVTREGEVLEKKELKIRRAFSPESVYLVTSLLQGVLTRGTAASARSLGFSGSAGGKTGTTSETRDAWFVGFTPKILALVWVGYDDNTPTGLTGAQAALPIWVSFMKEVSRNDTSDFPVPEKISWVTIDPATGGLVTSHCPQGSEEPFIQGTEPTEKCSTHQ